Proteins found in one Mycteria americana isolate JAX WOST 10 ecotype Jacksonville Zoo and Gardens chromosome 8, USCA_MyAme_1.0, whole genome shotgun sequence genomic segment:
- the DHODH gene encoding dihydroorotate dehydrogenase (quinone), mitochondrial, whose product MAAPLRGRLRALAAALGGCGLLLGSALAADDERLYAAAVMPALRALPPEAAHGLALRAAAFGLLPPARPDGPALEVRVLGQRFRNPVGLAAGFDKQGEAVDGLYKMGFGFVEVGTVTPKPQEGNPRPRVFRLVEDEAVINRYGFNSHGHVAVERRLRARQETQLRLTGAGMPLGVNLGKNKSSTDAAADYVAGVRTLGPLADYLVVNVSSPNTPGLRDLQGKAELRDLLTKVLAERDALPCERKPAVLVKIAPDLTAQDKQDIASIVCELGVDGLIVSNTTVSRPSSLRSRQRTEPGGLSGKPLRELSTQTIREMYSLTRGRVPIVGVGGVSSGRDALEKIRAGASLVQMYTALVYHGPPVVGAVKRELEELLREQGFKNVMEAVGADHRC is encoded by the exons ATGGCGGCGCCGCTGCGC gggcggctgcgggcgctggcggcggcgctgggcggctgcgggctgctgctgggctcggCGCTGGCGGCGGACGACGAGCGGCTCTACGCGGCGGCGGTGATGCCCGCGCTCCGCGCGCTCCCCCCCGAGGCCGCCCACGGCCTGGCCCTGCGCGCCGCCGCCTTCGGGCTGCTGCCACCCGCCCGTCCCGACGGCCCCGCGCTG gAGGTGCGAGTCCTCGGGCAGCGGTTCCGCAACCCGGTGGGCCTGGCGGCTGGCTTCGACAAGCAGGGCGAGGCTGTGGACGGGCTGTACAAGATGGGTTTCGGCTTTGTGGAAGTAGGGACTGTAACGCCCAAGCCCCAGGAGGGGAACCCCCGACCCAGGGTCTTCCGGCTGGTGGAGGACGAGGCGGTCATTAACAG GTACGGATTCAACAGCCATGGCCACGTTGCAGTGGAGCGCAGGCTGCGGGCCCGCCAGGAGACCCAGCTCAGGCTCACTGGTG CGGGGATGCCCCTTGGAGTCAACCTGGGCAAGAACAAGAGCTCTACCGACGCTGCAGCTGACTACGTGGCTGGGGTCCGGACTCTGGGCCCTTTGGCCGACTACCTGGTTGTGAACGTGTCCAGCCCCAACACCCCAGGGCTGCGGGACCTGCAGGGCAAGGCCGAGCTGCGGGACCTGCTGACCAAG GTGCTGGCGGAGAGGGACGCGCTGCCCTGCGAGCGCAAGCCAGCCGTGCTGGTGAAGATCGCCCCTGACCTCACCGCGCAGGACAAGCAGGACATCGCTAGCATCGTCTGCGAG CTAGGTGTGGACGGGCTGATTGTCAGTAACACCACCGTGAGCCGCCCCAGCAGCCTCCGGAGCAGGCAGCGCACAGAGCCCGGGGGCCTCAGCGGGAAGCCCCTGCGGGAGCTCTCCACGCAGACCATCAGGGAGATGTACTCCCTCACCCGAG GCCGGGTGCCCATcgtcggggtggggggggtgagcAGCGGGCGCGATGCCCTGGAGAAGATCCGCGCGGGAGCCTCGCTCGTGCAGATGTACACGGCGCTCGTGTACCACGGGCCGCCGGTGGTGGGGGCAGTGAAGCGGGAactggaggagctgctgag GGAGCAGGGGTTCAAGAACGTCATGGAGGCGGTTGGAGCCGACCACCGGTGCTGA